The genomic segment tgctctcatggcgatcaaacacaacacaggtttatcaaaaaaaaaatctttgttaaatataggtgtgcaacaattatttagtcaatactttgtgatccctccctttgccaagacaacagctctgagtcttctcctataacgcctgatgaggttggagaatacatggcgagggatctgagagcgttcctccatacagaatctctccagatccttcacatttcgaggtccacgctggtggactctcctcttcagttcaccccacaggttttctatgtggttcaggtcaggggactgggatggccatggcaggaccttgattttgtggtcagtaaaccatttttgtgttgattttgatgatgttttggatcattgtcctgctggaagatccaaccacggcccatttgaagcctTCTggtagaggcagtcaggttttcatttaatatctgttgatatttgatggagtccatgatgccatgtatcctaacaaaatgtccaggtcctctggcagaaaaacagtcccaaaacattaaagatccacctccatatttaaccgtgggcatgaggtacttttccatatggctacctctctgtgtgctccaaaaccacctctggtgtttattaccaaaaagctctattttggtttcatctgaccatagaacccgatcccatttgaagttccagtagtgtctgacaaactgaagacgctcgagttttttttggatgagagtagaggcttttttcttgaaacccttccaaacagcttgtggtgatgtaggtgacttcagattgtagttttggagactttctgactccaagacacaactaacttctgcagttctccagctgtgatccttggagattttttatccactcgaaccatcctcttcacagtgcgttgagacgatatagacacacctccaattccaggtcgattcataacatttccagttgactggaacttcttaattattgccctgatggtggaaatgggcattttcaatgcgtgtgctattttcttatagacacgccccattttgtgaagctcaacaaccttttgcgtcacatcacagctatattcctcgctcttacccattgttatgaatgactaagggaatttggcctgtgtgttacctcatatttacacccctctgaaacagaaagtcacggttgaacaatttcctgttcctagtcacccaggtctacaattttttttaaaatatcaatgggaatatacttcaaatatatttttctcatatgaattcacaggtgtaccaataattgttgcacacctatatttaacaaagatttttttttttgataaacttgtgttttgtttgtaattgtttgatatccatgagagcagagtatttttgtgattgatttttttttaaacaaaagatcaaaaggttaaacaataaagacaatttttcacagccttctttgctcatatttaccaagggtgccaatattaatggagagcactatagatagatagatagatagataaaaaaagGTATACACAACATCTAAATTAGTTACTGAATAACTGAATGAAATATACCTAAAAAGTGACATTAACCTTTACCCTCTATGAGTCCAcatcatttataaatgacacaaagaaaaaaagttagaatttaaaaacatcccaccaattacttttcatttttataacgTCACATGACTCTCTTTTATCCAATTTTATCCAATCCAGCGAATATCAGACTAAATAAGGATTCAGGAAGGACTCGAGGAGGGTGTAGATACTGCAATGAAATAAGTCCAGGGTTCTTCCAGTACCAATGCTTTTAaattaacagatttttaaaaaattaatcattttttaaaacaaacatttatttacttattcaaAAAGAGCATATAGTGCATACAGTTTGGTCttatgaagaaatgtaaaaaaaaaagaaaaaaagaagcatggTTCTGAagtttgttgttaaataaagTGCGTCGCGCTTGCGTTTCCCTTATTAAGGTGCGAAGCGAAGCGACGCTGCAGTTTCTACAGTTACTCTGTCCCCATGATGTGTATTTAATTTAAGGCAACATTACATTTTCACCATCTATATGTAcaatacaaatgtgtgtgtgtgtgtgtgtgtgttaggggtgGGACAATGTATTGATTGGATGTTGATGAGAAAAGAGAAactaaaacagaaagaaaaaagaaaggagagaaaggtgagaatgttttatatttttagtaATAGGGATGggggcaaaaatattatatcacaGTTGAATCTTCATACTTTtcatccgtttatagttacatctaaTTTGTGTCGTAGAACATTGGTGAAACCAGTCAGTTACTGTTTTCACTCatgttatagtagctataaacaccagccctctctttacgaagcgtaaactcctctgtcctgaagatgttggaaCACTTGGGGTTACAGATTTACCaaaactctgacactggagactccttctgtaaagctttaaaaaaacgTCTCCTTATGTCACGTCACCGCATAAAcgattatttaatataatttcatgtgaatgagctgttgttatagaaacgaaaacgtattagaacgagagcattaatataaacctgtgctaatctcagagctgctgttatagagaactaatcaccacctgacgaccaatcacaatccagaactgaGAAAATGGCTGCAGGTTTCTCAACCAAGACAAAAACCTGAGAACAGCTGGCATCTCCTTCTCCAGTATGGATatatgtgacacacacacacacacacacacacacacacacacacacacaatatgtatGGTGATATTTTGAAGAACCCAGGATAAtgatatggtgtgtgtgtgtgtagaatatTTTCTTCCATGAAAACggagtgtgaggtgggaataaatCCAAGTTCATCTTAGGGaaccacacgcacacatattcttacctaggggcaatttagtgtaccATCTACTTGGAGGAACCCAGAGAACCCAGATGAAACCCAAGGAGGgaacatgtaaaactccacacagagtgtaacctgagctcaggatggaaccctggagctgtgacgtGTCAAGGCCACGTACCACCCTATCTCACACTGACCTAACTGCAGTATTtcatcgatatatatatatatatatatatatatatatatatatatatatatatatatatcacaggCTTACGCTAGCAGTGTGTTTGGTGTCAGCAGCTGATGCTGGACTCGGTGAAGCTCGGTGAGCTGTGGCTGAAGAGACGCAGCGTGGCGTTCCTGTACTTCTTTGACATGGCGTTGTAGAGGATGGGGTTAATGGCGGCGCTGAGGTAGAAGAGGACGAAGGAGATGAGGCTGCAGTACTGAGAGATCAGAGACCATAACGGAGATGCGAATGCCTCGGGAGATGCCGAGAACAGATAACGACCCACGTGGAAAGGGAGCCAGCAGAGCACGAAGGCAAACACCATCACAGCTAagtggaggagaaggagaaacagCTCAAACACATTCATCTTACAGTCAGTCAGCATTACACCTGCGATGTACACCTGACTATGTGTCCGAACtttcaggattttattttatcaggTGATTTTTTGAGAGTGAGAAACTCTGCTCACTTTTTCTTTTGGtatgtattttcttttgatGTTAAGTACTGACTGTAGCTCATCTCTTGCTCTGGACATTTTGTCATCTCCTCTGTGAAAAGAGCACCGGTCTCACAGAACCACCACTTTACAGATTCTAGCTGTGTTTCATCCTGGATGTAGCTGCTTGAGTATCCGTATCCTTCAAGTCGTACTAGCTTGGTTCTCAGATCAGATTAGTAAAGCGAGCTAACTGTACAAGCTACATACACTCGCCAGAGGCACCAAAGATCTCTGCATTATGGATGAAACCATAATGAGGTTATACGTTTTTCTTACGTTTACGTAAACAGTAAATAGCGGAACTAATGTCGTGGACGGGGAACTGAAAAAATGTCGGACCACTCCAGCCATTAGATTGGTCCGAGGAATCAATCGAGACgattgtttggatttgtcagTTCTTTACGCTGTACCTAATTTGCACAGAGTATGtatgtagaaaatgaatgatcGCTTGCTGCTTTGTCATTACGCGTTTTACACGTCACGGACACTTTTATACGTGCATCATATTTACACATTCttacacaaataaacataaCATCCACAACGTCCCACACACTCACCAAGCATCTTGATGGTCTGCCTGTTGCTGCTGTCCCTGCTCTTCATCCtgtccctcctcctcctcttcctcctccagagTTTCCGGCCGATCAGTCCATACAGCACGGTCAGACAGAAGACGGGCAGCAGGAAGAACCCGCTCGAGACCCACACCATGGCGCTCAGCAGGCCCGTGCGTTCACCGTACTCCGTGGCCTTGCACTCGCTTGTCTCGCGCCAGTCGGTGCCGTTCTCGTGCTCGACGCCCACCAGCACGAACACGGGTCCGGCGCTGCACAGGGCCACGGTCCAGAGCGCGAGGATGAGCCCACGCACACGTCGCTTGGTCACTGTGACTTTGGCCCTGAGCGGGAAGCAGATGGCGAAGTATCGCTCTGCACTCAGTGCCGTCATGTTCAAGATGGTGGAGTAGGTGCAGCACTCACTCACAAACTGGAAAAGTTTGCACAGCGCATTTCCCAACGTCCACGGCCGGTACCGCCACATCCGGTACAGGTCCAACGGCAGGCACAGGAAGATAAGCAGGTCTGAGAACGCCATGCTGGACAGGTACAGGTTGGTTGTGGTGCGCATCTCTTTGTACTTGAACACCACCATGATGGTGGTCAAATTTCCCGCCACTCCCGCGAGGAAGAAGAGCACACAGGTGACCGTTACACCGATGAGGACCGGGACGGGGAAAATAGTGATGGGGGGTAACGAAGTATAAACGTTAGCGTTAGCATCCCAACTGCAGTTTGACGAACAGTTCGACGAGTTCGTCCACATCACATCCATGATGAAAAGTCACTCAATAGCTTCATTAAACCTGTTACTATCATTTGTTATCTTTTCCCTCAACATGTTGGCGCAAAGCTGACAAACATTTATGACACAAATAATAAAGTCGTCTTTATACAGTGACAGCTTTATAGAGtccaaaacaaaagacaattaTCTTACAGAAATGAACCGTTCCAAAACTTCCAGAGATGTTGAGAAAAACCTGTTTATTTCCGTGTGAGAGTGAAATCCAACATGAGATTACAGTAAAGTGAGAAGAACCCTGTCAGAACATCAGAACTTCATCCTCCACATCGAGTCTCTTTAACTACACTAAACTACACTAAAAAGACCTCCAGAATGgacaaaacacactcacatgtcTCCAGTCAAGCAGAAGGATGTTGATGAAAGCTGCTGCGATGTTCCAGTTCgtccatttttcttcatttctctttatttatctCGTCTGAACATCTCCGTGAAGCGGTgaagcagcagctctgagattCCTGTCAGGATGAAGCGCGGGAAAGCGACTGAGGAGAGCAGCGCGAGCCACGCAAGGTGATGCAGCACGCGCGCGCGGGCACACAACGCGGGCGCGCTCCCGAGACCAGCAGCCTGCAGTGCTTCACACACTAATTACAGATGGGTTAGTTCATTCACTTCAGCTTTTAAATAGCTTGCTTTATTTGCCTTAATATAGAGACGatgtgacagacagacagacagacagacagctagctagctacaaagacaggcagacagacagacagagagagggagagagagacagttaggTATATAGACGAATCTACAGACAAGTAGGCCTGTATaagtttaaatacttttttaactAGCATTTTCTTGCtgatgttgttattgttgttattatttttctgtgtgtactgcttattttgtgtacagcagtttgagaagctgcttttaaaggcactctataaaataaagtttattattattattattattattattattattattattatataaatacacagacagaccggtagatagagagacaggtagacagacaaaCATTAGCTGTACTTTAAAAGTATGCAAAGTtctatgtaaatatttttttgcctACACTGGATCATTACATCAGTTGTAATTGCTCATTATTTCAATATTTGAAATAATGtgcgttttattattatttttttatttatcatgtaCCCTATAGgtttattctttacatttccagttgtcatttatatttttttcttcaataacttTAATTTTCTTAAGGCAGTTCTGTGTTCTTGCAATTGCAacgttctatctatctatctatctatctgtctataaaCATGCTGTAATTATAAACGTTGACCGCTAGATGGAGACAGTGGCACTTCTATTCTCCAAACCATACACTAACTCCTGTAAGAAAGAAATAACTTTTCATGGTTCTaaaagttctatgtagaaccctacaagtGTTTCCAAACTAGAACCTTTTTAAGTATATAAGAACTCTTAACTATACAAGTAACCCCTTGAAGAAACAcggaagatagatagatagatagatagacagacagatagatagactctctttctctttctgtctccgtctgtctgtctgtctctggctCATTGAGACAGTGGGCGGTTCTATTTGGCGCTAAGGTGATTGGTGGATTGAGAATGACTGACAGGTAAAACTGCCCAGAAAGCCCCGCCCCCTAACAGAGTCATTCGGCCTGTGTGAGATCACCGGTGTTTAGCCTGTCTCCAATCTCTCCGTTTTAAATACGTGAGTGTCAGTGTGTTTCATCTGGATTACGTAAACGGCAGAATGAAGAAGAGTTATGTGCACGCGCAGGTTagccttctttttttaatatatgtatt from the Ictalurus furcatus strain D&B chromosome 17, Billie_1.0, whole genome shotgun sequence genome contains:
- the ghsra gene encoding growth hormone secretagogue receptor a, yielding MDVMWTNSSNCSSNCSWDANANVYTSLPPITIFPVPVLIGVTVTCVLFFLAGVAGNLTTIMVVFKYKEMRTTTNLYLSSMAFSDLLIFLCLPLDLYRMWRYRPWTLGNALCKLFQFVSECCTYSTILNMTALSAERYFAICFPLRAKVTVTKRRVRGLILALWTVALCSAGPVFVLVGVEHENGTDWRETSECKATEYGERTGLLSAMVWVSSGFFLLPVFCLTVLYGLIGRKLWRRKRRRRDRMKSRDSSNRQTIKMLAVMVFAFVLCWLPFHVGRYLFSASPEAFASPLWSLISQYCSLISFVLFYLSAAINPILYNAMSKKYRNATLRLFSHSSPSFTESSISC